In Urechidicola croceus, a single window of DNA contains:
- a CDS encoding hybrid sensor histidine kinase/response regulator transcription factor: protein MLRAFLIVAFLYLFPQLLLGQSQVVFKKIDQSSGLSNGRVTSIVKEVNGFVWIGTKNGLNRYDGLELKIYTKKNSNLSSNDISDLLIDNNNGIWITTLGGGLNFYDRENDSFVIYKHNSDEQNSIVSNQVNTVFKDAKGVVWLGTENGLCSYDTNISKFTSFNQNTDSIQVLNKYSITSIYEDKNDKLWLGTFGNGLFMFDKQIGSFKQIIPNESQISDYINVISELNPDKLLIGTSGSGLLLVDVQTLKFSNFFKENIGVAQDINIVRSIRKDKKNNLWIGTDGNGVLEIEYPNGKNPLVHNYLYNSQLESSLSGNAVYEIMEDEYSNIWIGTAWNGVNILNKNNNNELLFSDIVGVNPTPVLSIYKNNNQLFLGLDGEGLTVYNKKLNKVQYYNDTNKTSFGAKYIQQITESNSGDFWLGTFANGLIRFNQKTGKTKQFKNDFKNDKSISYDDVRDIIEDLNGNLWIATWGGGLNFFNITNEEFFRFKENYNDVNSISSDNVIALEQDTDKIWVATFGGGLNKFDVKSRKFKHYLHTETDSTTISSNNIFSLLKDSKGNLWIGTSGDGINRMKLSTERIERFETNENIRYRTITGIIEDDYGTIWFTTKQGIVNYDYATNSFQTFPNMSGEFHINSIFKDELGYLYFGGINGVVKFNPKTIYQDTSQPQVKLTNFKLFNKDLEIGENEILKKNISLEKKVTLKHNLDVLTFEFAAFKFPFSNNCEYSIKMENFDDEWRNIGKDRTATFTNLSPGDYVFKVKSRVVGTDWGKDFTSIQIEILKPFWLKWWAFLFYGLILLSLFYAFRKYTIAWERMKSNLEFEKFSHEKDTELYNLKQQFFTNISHEIRTPVTLILSSINRLFDKGELLEKRQTNAAHTIRKNSNHLLQLVNELLDIRKFESNDIKLKISKNDFVVFCKEIFLSFSEIASDRNIEYNFEVEKEPIELFFDKNQLEKVIYNLLTNAFKFTKNGGEIKFKIENDDTNVFVIVQDSGVGISKSQLTKIFNRFYQVKNSKNDWKSGFGLGLSISKEIIELHKGTISVDSKKLKGSTFKLKLLKGKNHFSTDEILEVPPSEVQTKEINISDNLSVSQTVKNELSVLIVEDNVEIQNYLKDLLSESYQILQAYNGKEGLKIAEKKFPDLIISDVMMPIMDGIEFAKKLKLNTNTSHIPIIILTARTSIKNKMEGFETGADEYITKPFNEEFLKARIQNLLNSRKMLREKFRNEKILTPTELAINSTDQIFLDKLYTSLEKNLESNDLKANIISREIGMSHSVMYKKIKALTGLSFIEFIREYRLSIAMKLISELGYSVSEACYKVGYSDRKYFSKLFKQKFAKNPSEFNLKKNSI from the coding sequence GTGTTAAGAGCATTTTTAATAGTTGCATTTCTTTATTTATTTCCACAATTATTATTGGGGCAATCTCAAGTTGTGTTCAAAAAAATCGATCAATCTTCGGGCTTATCTAATGGAAGAGTTACAAGTATAGTTAAAGAGGTTAATGGTTTTGTTTGGATAGGAACTAAAAACGGATTGAATAGATATGATGGTTTAGAATTAAAAATTTATACTAAAAAAAATAGCAATTTAAGTTCAAATGATATTTCAGATTTATTAATTGATAATAACAATGGAATTTGGATAACAACTCTTGGTGGAGGTTTGAATTTTTATGATCGAGAAAACGATTCTTTTGTCATATATAAGCATAATTCAGACGAGCAAAATTCGATTGTATCAAATCAAGTGAACACAGTATTTAAAGATGCCAAAGGCGTTGTTTGGTTAGGTACCGAAAACGGTTTATGTAGTTATGATACAAATATATCAAAGTTCACATCATTTAATCAAAATACAGATTCAATTCAGGTACTAAACAAATATAGTATTACTAGTATTTATGAAGATAAAAATGATAAACTGTGGTTGGGTACCTTTGGTAATGGCTTATTTATGTTTGATAAACAAATAGGAAGTTTTAAGCAAATTATACCTAATGAAAGTCAAATTTCTGATTATATCAATGTTATTTCTGAATTAAATCCTGATAAATTATTAATTGGTACCAGTGGCTCAGGCTTATTATTGGTAGATGTACAAACTCTAAAGTTTTCAAACTTTTTTAAAGAGAATATTGGTGTAGCACAAGATATTAATATTGTTAGGTCAATAAGAAAAGATAAAAAAAATAATTTGTGGATTGGTACCGATGGAAATGGTGTTTTAGAAATTGAGTATCCTAATGGTAAAAATCCCTTGGTTCATAATTATTTATATAACTCTCAGTTAGAATCTTCACTCTCAGGAAATGCTGTTTATGAAATTATGGAAGATGAATATTCCAATATTTGGATTGGTACTGCTTGGAATGGTGTTAATATTTTAAATAAAAATAATAATAACGAATTATTGTTTAGTGATATTGTGGGTGTAAATCCAACTCCAGTACTTTCTATTTACAAAAACAATAATCAACTATTCTTAGGTTTAGATGGAGAAGGTTTAACAGTTTATAATAAAAAATTAAATAAAGTTCAATATTACAACGATACAAATAAAACCTCTTTTGGAGCAAAGTATATTCAACAAATTACTGAAAGTAATTCAGGTGATTTTTGGTTGGGAACTTTTGCAAATGGGTTGATAAGATTTAATCAAAAAACTGGTAAAACCAAACAGTTTAAAAATGATTTTAAGAATGATAAATCTATAAGTTACGATGATGTTAGAGATATTATTGAAGATTTAAATGGCAATTTATGGATTGCAACATGGGGTGGTGGCCTTAACTTTTTTAATATCACAAATGAAGAATTTTTCAGATTTAAAGAAAATTATAACGATGTAAACTCTATAAGTAGCGACAATGTTATTGCATTAGAGCAAGATACTGACAAAATATGGGTTGCAACTTTTGGAGGAGGACTAAATAAATTTGATGTAAAATCGAGAAAATTTAAACACTATTTACACACCGAAACTGATTCAACAACTATAAGTAGTAACAATATTTTTTCATTATTAAAAGATTCAAAAGGAAATTTATGGATTGGTACTTCTGGAGATGGAATAAATAGAATGAAACTTTCAACTGAAAGAATTGAAAGATTTGAAACAAACGAAAATATTCGCTACAGAACAATCACAGGAATTATAGAAGATGACTATGGAACTATCTGGTTTACTACAAAACAAGGAATAGTAAATTATGATTATGCTACTAATAGTTTTCAAACATTTCCAAATATGTCTGGAGAATTTCACATAAATTCAATTTTTAAAGACGAATTAGGTTATCTATATTTTGGAGGAATTAATGGAGTTGTAAAGTTTAATCCCAAAACAATATATCAAGACACATCACAACCTCAAGTAAAACTTACTAATTTTAAATTATTCAATAAAGATTTAGAAATAGGAGAAAATGAAATTTTAAAGAAGAATATTTCACTTGAAAAGAAAGTTACATTAAAGCACAATTTAGATGTATTAACTTTTGAGTTTGCAGCATTTAAATTCCCATTTTCAAATAATTGTGAGTATTCCATAAAAATGGAAAATTTTGATGATGAATGGCGTAATATAGGAAAAGATAGAACAGCAACTTTTACCAACTTATCACCAGGAGATTATGTTTTCAAGGTAAAAAGTAGAGTAGTAGGAACAGATTGGGGAAAAGATTTTACTTCTATTCAAATTGAAATTTTAAAGCCTTTTTGGTTAAAATGGTGGGCGTTTTTATTCTATGGACTTATCCTTTTAAGCTTGTTTTATGCTTTTAGGAAATATACCATTGCTTGGGAACGTATGAAATCAAATTTAGAGTTTGAAAAATTTTCACATGAAAAAGACACCGAATTATATAATTTAAAACAACAATTTTTTACCAATATTTCACATGAAATCAGAACACCAGTAACACTTATTTTAAGTTCAATAAATAGATTGTTTGATAAAGGTGAATTACTTGAAAAAAGACAAACTAACGCTGCACATACCATAAGAAAAAACAGTAATCATTTATTGCAACTAGTCAATGAATTGTTAGATATTCGAAAGTTTGAATCGAACGATATTAAATTGAAAATTTCAAAAAACGATTTTGTAGTTTTTTGTAAAGAAATATTTTTATCATTTTCAGAAATTGCTTCAGATAGAAATATAGAATACAATTTTGAAGTAGAAAAAGAGCCTATTGAGTTGTTTTTTGATAAGAATCAATTGGAAAAAGTAATTTATAATTTACTAACCAACGCATTTAAATTCACTAAGAATGGAGGTGAAATTAAATTTAAAATTGAAAATGATGATACTAATGTATTTGTAATTGTTCAAGATTCTGGAGTAGGAATATCAAAATCACAATTAACTAAAATTTTTAATCGATTTTATCAAGTAAAAAATTCTAAAAACGATTGGAAATCAGGTTTTGGTTTAGGATTATCAATCTCAAAAGAAATTATTGAATTGCATAAAGGAACAATTTCTGTTGATAGTAAAAAATTAAAAGGTAGTACATTTAAGTTAAAATTGCTTAAAGGAAAAAATCATTTTTCTACAGATGAAATTTTAGAAGTACCTCCTTCTGAAGTTCAAACAAAAGAAATAAATATTTCTGATAATTTAAGTGTTTCACAAACAGTCAAAAATGAATTGTCAGTTTTAATAGTTGAAGATAATGTTGAAATTCAAAACTACTTAAAAGATTTATTATCTGAAAGCTACCAAATTTTACAGGCATATAATGGTAAAGAAGGTTTAAAAATTGCTGAAAAAAAATTTCCAGATTTAATTATTAGCGATGTCATGATGCCAATTATGGATGGAATTGAATTTGCCAAAAAATTGAAATTAAATACTAATACAAGCCACATTCCTATAATTATTTTAACAGCACGTACTTCAATCAAAAATAAGATGGAAGGTTTTGAAACTGGAGCCGATGAGTATATAACCAAACCTTTTAACGAAGAATTTTTAAAAGCACGAATTCAAAATTTATTAAATAGCCGAAAAATGCTTAGAGAAAAATTTAGAAATGAAAAAATATTAACTCCAACTGAGTTGGCAATCAATTCTACGGATCAAATATTTTTAGATAAATTGTATACAAGTCTTGAGAAGAATTTAGAATCTAATGATTTAAAAGCCAATATAATTTCAAGAGAAATAGGAATGAGTCATTCTGTAATGTATAAAAAAATAAAGGCGTTAACAGGATTGTCTTTTATAGAGTTTATTCGAGAGTATCGACTGTCTATTGCAATGAAATTGATTTCTGAATTAGGATATTCTGTCTCAGAAGCCTGTTATAAAGTTGGTTATTCCGACAGAAAATATTTTAGTAAATTATTTAAACAAAAGTTTGCTAAAAACCCTTCAGAATTCAACTTAAAAAAGAATAGTATATAA
- a CDS encoding NUDIX hydrolase produces the protein MGTQQIDYYSSQDKMYVAADCIVFGFDEDELKLLIFKRRVEPDKGNWSLIGSFVKIDEDVDDATRRVLKEITGLDNVYFEQSYTYGNANRDKGYRCISIAKYALIRIEEYDKNLVEKHGAYWYKINELPKLTLDHDKMVIDALNKLRRKARYQPIGFELLPEKFTIPQLQSLYEAIYQRKFDSRNFRKKVLSLKVLEKLDEKDKSNSKRGAFLYKFNNKNYERLLNSGYNFEI, from the coding sequence ATGGGTACACAACAAATTGATTACTATTCCTCTCAAGATAAAATGTATGTTGCAGCAGACTGTATTGTGTTTGGTTTTGACGAGGATGAATTAAAGTTGTTGATTTTTAAAAGAAGAGTTGAACCTGATAAAGGAAATTGGTCATTAATTGGAAGTTTTGTTAAAATTGATGAAGATGTTGATGATGCAACCCGAAGAGTGTTAAAGGAAATTACAGGTTTAGATAATGTATATTTTGAACAATCTTATACATATGGAAATGCTAATAGAGATAAGGGATATAGATGTATATCTATTGCAAAATACGCTTTGATTAGAATTGAAGAATACGATAAAAACTTAGTAGAAAAACATGGTGCATATTGGTATAAAATTAATGAGTTACCAAAATTAACATTAGATCATGATAAGATGGTAATTGATGCTTTAAATAAATTAAGACGTAAGGCAAGATATCAGCCTATAGGTTTTGAACTGCTACCTGAAAAATTTACGATTCCTCAATTGCAAAGTTTATATGAAGCAATTTATCAAAGAAAATTTGATTCTAGAAATTTTAGAAAAAAAGTATTATCACTCAAAGTGCTAGAAAAGTTAGACGAAAAAGACAAATCAAATTCAAAAAGAGGGGCTTTTTTGTATAAATTTAATAATAAAAATTATGAAAGATTATTAAATTCTGGATATAATTTTGAGATTTAA
- the galK gene encoding galactokinase: MNHQLINTITSEFVKIHGTTPIIINSPGRINIIGEHTDYNEGFVFPAAIDKGIYTAIEKSNTDFCTAIALDINESYEFTLENLKPIKNGGWRNYIVGVVAELQKQGKKTKPFNLVFGGDIPAGSGLSSSAALENSIVFGLNEVFNLELTKSEMILISQKAEHNFAGVRCGIMDQYASMFGIKEHALLLDCRTQKATPFHIDFKEYQIVLINTNVKHNLAENAYNDRRNVCEKVASLLNITALRDANEENLNSIKKNLTEEEFQKALYIIQENKRTLEASKKMKNEDILGLGKLLFESHNGLQHQYKVSCPELDFLVEKAKESSVVIGSRMMGGGFGGCTINIVKKNNYKAYLENIKIAYKKEFNKECTFHFVEISNGTHRLQNVLKH; encoded by the coding sequence ATGAATCACCAATTAATAAATACAATCACATCTGAATTTGTGAAAATTCACGGTACAACTCCTATTATTATCAATTCTCCTGGTAGAATAAATATTATTGGTGAACATACCGATTATAATGAAGGTTTTGTATTTCCTGCTGCAATTGATAAGGGGATTTACACCGCAATTGAAAAAAGCAATACTGATTTTTGTACTGCAATTGCACTTGATATTAACGAGTCTTATGAATTTACTCTAGAAAACTTAAAACCAATAAAAAATGGCGGTTGGAGAAATTATATTGTTGGTGTAGTTGCTGAATTACAAAAACAAGGTAAAAAAACAAAGCCTTTTAATTTGGTTTTTGGAGGAGATATACCTGCAGGATCTGGATTATCATCATCAGCAGCATTAGAAAACAGTATTGTTTTTGGCTTGAATGAAGTATTTAATTTAGAATTGACAAAATCTGAAATGATTCTTATTTCTCAAAAAGCAGAACATAATTTTGCTGGTGTACGTTGTGGAATTATGGATCAATATGCAAGTATGTTTGGTATTAAAGAACATGCTTTACTATTAGATTGCAGAACTCAAAAGGCTACTCCTTTTCATATTGACTTTAAAGAATATCAAATAGTATTGATTAACACCAACGTGAAACATAATTTAGCCGAAAACGCATATAATGATAGAAGAAATGTATGTGAAAAAGTAGCTTCTTTATTAAATATTACTGCATTGAGAGATGCCAATGAAGAAAATTTAAATTCTATAAAAAAGAATCTGACTGAAGAAGAATTTCAAAAAGCTTTATATATCATTCAAGAAAATAAAAGAACCTTAGAAGCTTCAAAAAAAATGAAAAATGAAGATATATTGGGACTCGGTAAACTATTATTCGAATCTCATAATGGATTACAACATCAATATAAAGTGAGTTGTCCAGAATTAGACTTTTTAGTAGAAAAGGCAAAAGAAAGTAGTGTTGTAATTGGTTCTCGCATGATGGGTGGAGGCTTTGGAGGTTGTACAATTAATATTGTAAAAAAGAATAATTACAAAGCATATCTTGAAAATATCAAAATTGCTTACAAAAAAGAGTTTAACAAAGAATGTACATTTCATTTTGTTGAAATATCTAACGGAACACATCGGTTACAAAACGTCTTAAAACATTAA
- a CDS encoding UDP-glucose--hexose-1-phosphate uridylyltransferase, producing the protein MNSELQDYSHKRLNILTGEWVLVSPHRAKRPWQGQEETVSNKKRPSHDASCYLCAGNTRANGEKNPDYKDVFVFTNDFAALQKDSKKFIVDDGLMKAQSEQGICKVICFSPDHSMSLADMSVKSITKVVQTWQNEYTELGKESLINYVQIFENKGAVMGCSNPHPHGQIWSQSTLPNEVYKKDIQQLKYYQEHKKTILTDYLTQELEAKERIVYENDSFVALVPFWAVWPYEVMIAPKKAQRNISEMKPQETKHYAEAISEVTKAYDKLFNCSFPYSSGIHQSPTNGNENNHWHWHMSFYPPLLRSATVKKFMVGYEMFGSPQRDITAETAAQTLKKICK; encoded by the coding sequence ATGAATTCAGAACTTCAAGATTACTCACATAAAAGATTAAATATTCTTACTGGAGAATGGGTTTTAGTTTCTCCACATAGAGCAAAAAGACCATGGCAAGGGCAAGAAGAAACCGTTTCCAATAAAAAAAGACCTTCACATGATGCATCTTGCTATTTATGTGCAGGAAATACAAGAGCCAACGGAGAAAAAAATCCTGACTATAAAGATGTGTTTGTTTTTACAAATGATTTTGCTGCGCTACAAAAGGATTCTAAAAAATTTATTGTGGATGATGGCTTAATGAAAGCGCAAAGCGAACAGGGAATTTGCAAAGTAATCTGTTTTAGCCCAGATCATTCTATGAGTTTAGCGGATATGTCAGTGAAATCAATTACCAAAGTAGTGCAAACTTGGCAAAATGAATACACCGAACTTGGCAAAGAATCCTTAATAAATTACGTTCAAATATTTGAAAATAAAGGAGCGGTTATGGGATGTAGCAATCCACATCCTCATGGACAAATATGGAGTCAATCTACACTTCCAAATGAAGTATACAAAAAAGATATCCAACAGTTAAAGTATTATCAAGAACATAAAAAAACAATTCTAACAGACTATTTGACGCAAGAATTGGAAGCAAAGGAACGAATTGTTTACGAAAACGATTCTTTTGTTGCTCTTGTTCCTTTTTGGGCTGTTTGGCCATACGAAGTAATGATTGCTCCAAAAAAAGCACAGCGAAATATTAGCGAAATGAAACCGCAAGAAACAAAACATTATGCTGAAGCCATTTCAGAAGTTACAAAAGCATACGACAAACTATTTAACTGTTCATTCCCCTACTCTAGCGGTATTCATCAATCACCAACAAATGGAAATGAAAATAATCATTGGCATTGGCATATGAGTTTTTACCCACCATTATTACGTAGTGCTACCGTAAAAAAATTCATGGTTGGTTATGAAATGTTTGGATCTCCTCAAAGAGATATAACTGCAGAAACTGCTGCTCAAACATTAAAAAAAATATGTAAATAA
- a CDS encoding glycoside hydrolase 5 family protein: protein MCRNSIQSEIKKTLFICCLLVFTLNTSAQKNTGKGDVIVDENGVMRWENNNEEVHGFGVNYSVPFAHAYRSAKRMGIDPKEAIDNDVYHFTRLGFDLYRLHVWDTQISDTEGNLIENEYLETFDYLLKKLKDNNINYVITPIAFWGNGWPEPDTDSPGFSHKYGKGDCLTNPDAIKAQHNYLEQFLNHVNPYTGVAYKNEPNIIAFEVSNEPHHRGEAKKVTEFVKGMVESMRKTGTKKPIFYNMSHGVHFVNDYFKGNVQGGTFQWYPTGLGYGKELSGNLLPNVNDYNITFEDEIKKHNGAKLVYEFDAADVAKSYMYPAMARSFRTAGIQIGTHFAYDPTYLAANNTEYNTHYMNLNYAPQKALSLKICAEIFHEIPMYTEFGTYPENTSFGNFTVNYENDVATYNSGKKFFYTNTTDIQPKNESKLTEIAGSGNSSIVKYDGSGAYFLDKIDEGVWRLEVQPDVIWVDNLFGRNSPKKTVAVINWSEHKMKIQLDNLGEKFSIEGINDGNSNKSKVDNSNFNITPGTYILFKKGTRKKWSKDDAFGTNKLKDFYAPKTTVNKPYFQHQTTKNAVENSEIKIEAQFIAPTETKEILLTGYNSEGNYFNQKMEYIGNYKYATTITSEYTTVGLLNYSIIVTLKNNNQITYPSSNEGNLYDWDFYDNEPYSIMISPISNPIYVFNAIDDTNDLVRTWRRSFKLIPTANNDEAEYQMNLDKLFYPDNENLNATPIYDYTFKHFILDKIKENKKSITTKKELVFHGRSLNNKPCKLQIALVMSDGSSFGKVIEIGTKIEDYKILLTELKPVKTVTLPRPYPSFLPYYFEHNNQSKFDISKVESIQFSIGPEIPQKELEDSHGIGIININFQ, encoded by the coding sequence ATGTGTAGAAATTCAATTCAATCAGAAATTAAAAAAACTCTTTTTATATGTTGTTTGTTAGTATTTACTTTAAATACTTCCGCACAAAAAAATACAGGTAAAGGTGATGTCATTGTTGATGAAAACGGAGTAATGCGATGGGAAAATAACAATGAAGAAGTTCATGGTTTTGGAGTAAACTACTCAGTCCCTTTTGCGCATGCTTACCGTTCGGCAAAGAGAATGGGTATTGATCCAAAAGAAGCCATTGATAATGATGTGTACCACTTTACAAGATTAGGTTTTGACCTATACAGATTACATGTTTGGGATACTCAAATAAGTGATACAGAAGGGAATTTAATAGAAAATGAATACTTAGAAACTTTTGATTATTTGCTTAAAAAATTAAAAGATAACAATATCAATTATGTCATTACTCCTATTGCTTTTTGGGGAAATGGTTGGCCTGAACCTGATACAGATTCTCCCGGATTTTCTCATAAGTATGGGAAAGGGGATTGTCTTACAAATCCTGATGCAATTAAAGCACAACACAATTATTTAGAACAGTTTTTAAATCATGTAAATCCATATACCGGAGTTGCTTATAAAAATGAACCAAACATTATCGCTTTTGAAGTGAGTAACGAACCGCACCATAGAGGAGAAGCTAAAAAAGTTACTGAATTTGTAAAGGGTATGGTAGAATCTATGCGCAAAACAGGAACTAAAAAACCTATTTTTTACAATATGAGCCATGGAGTACATTTTGTCAATGACTATTTTAAAGGAAATGTGCAAGGTGGAACTTTTCAATGGTATCCAACAGGATTAGGATACGGAAAAGAATTATCTGGAAATTTGCTACCAAACGTAAATGATTACAACATCACATTTGAAGATGAAATAAAAAAACATAACGGCGCCAAATTAGTATATGAATTTGATGCTGCTGATGTTGCAAAATCATATATGTATCCAGCAATGGCAAGAAGTTTTAGAACTGCAGGAATACAAATCGGAACTCATTTTGCATACGACCCTACATATTTGGCCGCTAATAATACAGAGTACAATACACATTACATGAACTTAAATTATGCACCACAAAAGGCATTGAGTTTAAAAATATGTGCTGAAATATTTCATGAAATACCAATGTATACTGAGTTTGGAACGTATCCAGAAAATACTTCATTTGGTAATTTTACAGTGAATTACGAAAACGATGTGGCTACTTATAATTCTGGTAAGAAATTCTTTTATACTAATACAACTGATATACAACCTAAAAATGAATCTAAACTAACAGAAATTGCTGGATCTGGAAATTCATCAATTGTAAAATACGATGGTAGCGGCGCATATTTTTTAGACAAAATCGATGAAGGTGTTTGGAGATTAGAAGTGCAACCTGACGTAATTTGGGTTGATAATTTATTTGGAAGAAATAGCCCTAAAAAGACTGTTGCAGTTATTAATTGGTCTGAGCACAAAATGAAAATTCAATTAGATAATTTAGGTGAAAAATTTTCAATAGAAGGTATTAATGATGGAAATTCAAACAAATCAAAAGTAGACAATAGTAATTTTAATATAACTCCTGGAACATATATTTTATTCAAAAAAGGAACACGCAAAAAATGGTCAAAAGATGATGCATTTGGAACAAACAAATTAAAAGATTTTTATGCTCCAAAAACTACAGTTAACAAACCATATTTCCAACATCAAACAACAAAAAATGCAGTTGAAAACTCGGAAATAAAAATTGAAGCGCAATTTATTGCTCCAACTGAAACAAAAGAAATCTTATTGACTGGTTATAATAGCGAAGGGAACTATTTTAATCAAAAAATGGAGTATATTGGTAATTATAAATATGCTACAACAATAACTTCAGAATATACAACGGTTGGTTTGTTGAACTACAGCATAATTGTTACTTTAAAAAACAATAACCAAATAACATATCCTTCAAGTAATGAAGGAAATTTATACGATTGGGATTTTTATGACAACGAACCGTATAGCATTATGATAAGTCCAATTTCTAATCCAATTTATGTATTTAACGCAATAGATGATACCAATGATTTGGTTAGAACATGGAGACGTTCTTTTAAACTAATTCCAACTGCAAATAATGACGAAGCAGAGTATCAAATGAATTTAGATAAGTTATTTTATCCAGACAATGAGAATTTAAACGCCACTCCTATTTACGATTATACATTTAAACATTTCATTTTAGATAAAATAAAAGAAAATAAAAAAAGTATTACTACAAAAAAAGAACTTGTTTTTCATGGTCGTTCGTTAAACAACAAACCATGTAAACTACAAATTGCATTAGTAATGAGTGATGGTTCTTCCTTCGGAAAAGTAATTGAAATCGGAACAAAAATAGAAGATTACAAAATTCTACTTACTGAATTAAAACCTGTAAAAACAGTAACTCTACCAAGGCCGTACCCTAGTTTTTTACCTTACTATTTTGAACATAATAACCAATCTAAATTTGATATTTCAAAAGTAGAAAGTATTCAATTTTCTATTGGACCAGAAATTCCACAAAAAGAATTAGAAGATTCTCATGGGATTGGAATTATAAATATTAACTTTCAATAA
- a CDS encoding endo-1,4-beta-xylanase, translating into MKIKNKILLISCLCFIVSFFIGCNTNNSKVEVSGLKDNSNFPIGTAIRIQTLSADKDLQKLQTKDFNSITSASDMKMNRILKSEGNYYWDRIDSIVDYAETNNQRLFGHNLIWHSSTPKWVVEKGEKDSIWMQNFMKEYIHTYVGRYKGKVDAWDVVNEGMETFGGDYRETMWYKAMGEDYIAQAFTYAHEADPEAELFYNDFNIERDTAKLNGTLKMIYNLKEQGVPITGLGFQMHIRMDIPDELIASSLKKAVETGLLIHLSEVDIIFNTHNDSRGGGIQKVTELTEEMKQAQAEKYKNLVKMYKEIVPKEQQYGITFWDFTDRDTWIRGFFNLKDWPCIYDDNLQPKPAYYGFLEGLKE; encoded by the coding sequence ATGAAAATTAAAAACAAAATACTGTTAATCAGTTGCTTATGTTTTATTGTCTCATTTTTTATTGGATGTAATACTAATAATTCAAAAGTTGAAGTATCAGGTCTAAAAGATAATTCAAATTTTCCTATTGGAACAGCTATTAGAATTCAAACTTTGTCAGCAGATAAAGATTTACAAAAATTGCAGACTAAAGATTTTAATAGTATTACGTCAGCAAGTGATATGAAAATGAATAGAATATTAAAATCTGAAGGAAATTATTATTGGGATAGAATTGATAGTATTGTTGATTATGCAGAAACGAACAACCAAAGATTGTTTGGACATAATTTAATTTGGCATAGTTCTACACCAAAATGGGTTGTGGAGAAAGGAGAAAAAGACAGTATTTGGATGCAAAATTTTATGAAAGAATACATTCATACCTATGTTGGTAGGTATAAAGGTAAAGTTGATGCTTGGGATGTTGTAAATGAAGGAATGGAGACTTTTGGAGGTGATTATAGAGAAACAATGTGGTACAAAGCAATGGGTGAAGATTATATTGCCCAAGCCTTTACCTATGCACATGAAGCAGATCCGGAAGCAGAACTGTTTTATAATGATTTTAATATTGAAAGAGACACTGCAAAATTGAACGGTACTCTTAAAATGATTTATAACCTAAAAGAGCAAGGAGTACCTATCACTGGTTTAGGATTTCAAATGCATATTCGTATGGATATTCCTGACGAACTGATTGCAAGTTCATTAAAAAAAGCAGTAGAAACAGGTTTGTTAATTCATTTGTCGGAAGTTGATATTATTTTTAATACACATAATGATTCAAGAGGTGGAGGTATTCAAAAAGTAACTGAGTTGACCGAGGAAATGAAACAGGCGCAAGCCGAAAAATATAAAAACCTTGTAAAAATGTATAAAGAAATTGTTCCAAAAGAACAACAATACGGTATTACATTTTGGGATTTTACTGATCGAGATACTTGGATACGAGGATTTTTTAATTTGAAAGATTGGCCTTGTATTTATGATGATAATTTACAGCCAAAACCTGCTTATTACGGTTTCTTAGAAGGATTAAAAGAATAA